The following proteins come from a genomic window of Mammaliicoccus sp. Marseille-Q6498:
- the dnaK gene encoding molecular chaperone DnaK: protein MSKVIGIDLGTTNSVVSVLEGGEPKVIQNPEGNRTTPSVVAFKDGETQVGEVAKRQAVTNPNTIQSVKRHMGTDYKEKVEDKEYTPQEISAMILQNLKSTAESYLGEKVTKAVVTVPAYFNDAERQATKDAGKIAGLEVERIINEPTAAALAYGLDKTDKDQKVLVFDLGGGTFDVSILELGDGVFEVLATAGDNKLGGDDFDEVIINYLVEEFKKENGIDLSQDKMALQRLKDAAEKAKKDLSGVSSTQISLPFISGGANGPLHLENTLSRAKFESLTSGLVERTMGPTRQAMKDAGLSNSDIDEVILVGGSTRIPAVQDAIKKEIGKEPNKGVNPDEVVAMGAAIQGGVITGDVKDVVLLDVTPLSLGIETMGGVSTVLIERNTTIPTSKSQVFSTAADNQPAVDIHVLQGERQLAADNKTLGRFQLTDIPPAPRGVPQIEVTFDIDKNGIVNVTAKDLGTNKEQKITIESSSSLSDEEIDRMVQDAEKNAEEDKKRREEIDLRNEADQMVFTVEKTLTDLGDNVDESEKTKAEEAKEELKKALEGSDIEDIKTKKDTLEEIVQQLSVKMYEQAAQAQQGAESGEGQSTSNDDDVVDAEYTEVNEDDKK, encoded by the coding sequence ATGAGTAAAGTAATAGGTATAGACTTAGGTACAACAAATTCAGTAGTATCAGTATTAGAAGGTGGAGAACCAAAAGTAATTCAAAACCCAGAAGGTAACAGAACAACACCATCAGTAGTTGCATTTAAAGATGGAGAAACTCAAGTAGGTGAAGTTGCTAAACGTCAAGCAGTAACAAACCCTAACACAATCCAATCAGTAAAACGTCATATGGGTACTGATTATAAAGAAAAAGTAGAAGACAAAGAATACACACCACAAGAAATCTCTGCTATGATTTTACAAAACTTAAAATCAACTGCAGAAAGTTATTTAGGTGAAAAAGTAACGAAAGCAGTTGTTACAGTTCCTGCTTATTTCAATGACGCAGAACGTCAAGCAACTAAAGATGCTGGTAAAATCGCTGGCTTAGAAGTAGAACGTATCATTAACGAACCAACAGCTGCAGCATTAGCTTACGGTTTAGATAAAACTGACAAAGATCAAAAAGTATTAGTATTTGACCTTGGTGGTGGTACTTTTGACGTATCTATCCTTGAATTAGGTGACGGTGTATTTGAAGTATTAGCTACAGCAGGTGACAATAAACTTGGTGGGGATGACTTTGATGAAGTAATCATTAACTACTTAGTTGAAGAATTCAAAAAAGAAAATGGCATTGATTTATCACAAGATAAAATGGCATTACAACGTCTAAAAGACGCAGCTGAAAAAGCTAAAAAAGATTTATCAGGTGTATCATCAACACAAATTTCTTTACCATTTATTTCTGGTGGAGCAAACGGACCATTACACTTAGAAAATACACTTTCAAGAGCTAAATTCGAATCATTAACAAGTGGTTTAGTTGAAAGAACAATGGGACCTACTAGACAAGCAATGAAAGATGCTGGTTTATCTAACTCAGACATCGATGAAGTTATCCTTGTTGGTGGTTCAACTCGTATCCCAGCGGTACAAGATGCAATTAAAAAAGAAATTGGCAAAGAACCTAACAAAGGTGTTAACCCTGATGAAGTAGTTGCAATGGGTGCAGCTATCCAAGGTGGCGTTATCACTGGTGACGTTAAAGATGTTGTATTACTTGATGTAACACCATTATCTTTAGGTATTGAAACAATGGGTGGCGTTTCAACAGTATTAATTGAAAGAAACACTACTATTCCAACATCTAAATCTCAAGTATTCTCTACAGCAGCTGATAACCAACCAGCAGTAGATATTCACGTATTACAAGGTGAACGTCAATTAGCAGCAGATAACAAAACATTAGGACGTTTCCAATTAACAGATATTCCACCAGCTCCACGTGGTGTGCCACAAATCGAAGTTACATTTGATATCGATAAAAACGGTATTGTTAATGTTACAGCTAAAGATTTAGGTACAAATAAAGAGCAAAAAATTACAATCGAATCAAGTTCTTCATTATCAGACGAAGAAATCGATCGTATGGTTCAAGATGCAGAGAAAAATGCTGAAGAAGACAAAAAACGTCGTGAAGAAATCGATTTAAGAAACGAAGCAGACCAAATGGTATTCACAGTTGAAAAAACTTTAACTGACCTTGGTGACAATGTAGATGAAAGCGAAAAAACTAAAGCTGAAGAAGCTAAAGAAGAATTGAAAAAAGCTTTAGAAGGTAGCGACATTGAAGATATTAAAACGAAAAAAGATACTCTTGAAGAAATCGTTCAACAATTATCTGTAAAAATGTATGAACAAGCTGCTCAAGCGCAACAAGGTGCTGAATCAGGTGAAGGTCAATCAACTTCAAATGATGACGATGTTGTAGACGCTGAATATACTGAAGTAAACGAAGACGACAAAAAATAA
- the dnaJ gene encoding molecular chaperone DnaJ, with protein MAKRDYYEVLGISKDASKDEIKKAYRKLSKKYHPDINQEEGADAKFKEISEAYEILSDENKRAQYDRFGHQGPQQGFGGSQGFGGQDFSGFGGFEDIFGSFFGGGGRRDPNAPRQGDDLQYSMTLTFEEAVFGTEKDITVRKDVECDTCHGNGAKPGTKKKTCTYCNGQGHVTVEQNTILGRMQTQKVCPECEGAGQVFEEKCVDCHGKGTQNKKVTINVKVPAGVDNDQQIRLSGKGGPGVNGGPAGDLYVVFRVKPHSKFKRDGDHIFYDLNLSFPQAALGDEITVPTLNGNVSINVPAGTQTGKQFRLREKGVQNVHGYGKGDYFVTVKVVTPDNLTERQTELLREFAEIGGEKITEQPSSFKDKAKKFFKGE; from the coding sequence TTGGCAAAGAGAGACTATTATGAAGTACTAGGTATATCAAAAGATGCTTCAAAAGATGAAATTAAAAAAGCTTATAGAAAATTATCAAAAAAGTATCATCCTGATATTAATCAAGAAGAGGGCGCAGATGCTAAATTCAAAGAAATTTCTGAAGCGTATGAAATATTAAGCGATGAAAATAAACGTGCTCAATACGACCGTTTTGGACATCAAGGTCCACAACAAGGATTCGGAGGTTCACAAGGATTTGGAGGACAAGACTTCTCTGGATTTGGTGGCTTCGAAGATATATTCGGTTCGTTCTTTGGTGGCGGCGGTAGAAGAGATCCAAACGCCCCAAGACAAGGCGATGATTTACAATATAGCATGACGTTAACATTTGAAGAAGCCGTGTTTGGTACAGAAAAAGATATCACTGTACGAAAAGACGTAGAATGCGACACTTGTCATGGTAATGGTGCTAAACCAGGTACGAAGAAAAAAACATGTACGTACTGTAATGGACAAGGTCATGTAACTGTTGAACAAAACACGATTCTTGGTAGAATGCAAACTCAAAAAGTCTGCCCTGAATGTGAAGGTGCAGGACAAGTGTTTGAAGAAAAATGTGTAGATTGTCATGGTAAAGGTACACAAAACAAAAAAGTAACAATCAACGTTAAAGTACCTGCTGGTGTAGACAATGATCAACAAATTAGATTATCTGGTAAAGGTGGTCCAGGTGTAAATGGCGGACCAGCTGGAGATTTATATGTTGTATTCAGAGTGAAACCGCATAGTAAATTTAAACGTGATGGCGACCATATATTCTATGATTTAAACCTTTCTTTCCCACAAGCAGCACTTGGTGATGAAATAACAGTTCCTACATTGAATGGAAATGTGTCAATAAATGTACCAGCTGGAACACAAACAGGAAAGCAGTTTAGACTAAGAGAAAAAGGTGTTCAAAATGTACACGGATACGGTAAAGGTGATTATTTCGTTACTGTAAAAGTCGTTACACCAGATAACCTTACTGAACGTCAAACAGAATTACTACGTGAATTTGCAGAAATTGGCGGAGAAAAGATAACAGAACAACCTTCTAGCTTTAAAGATAAAGCTAAAAAGTTTTTTAAAGGAGAATAG
- the prmA gene encoding 50S ribosomal protein L11 methyltransferase, translating to MNWIEYTIMINKEAEPIVTALLNDFGANGVVIEDSAELLKDHEDVYGEIYELNPEDYPKHDVRVKCYFNELVFTETLEKNIQDTISEVEGIDLDILTFSKTIIQESDWENEWKNYFHPFKASERFVIVPSWEEYDNNEDDLCIELDPGMAFGTGDHPTTSMCLKHIEQVVKPEHKVIDVGTGSGILSIACHLLGVKSIKAIDLDDLAVKVAKENFEKNHCENDIIAKPGNLLTEETEQYDVIIANILAHIIDLMIEDSYARLNDGGYFITSGIIEEKSDEIIDKLKETGYTIESTLRDNGWVSIRARK from the coding sequence GTGAATTGGATCGAGTACACAATCATGATAAATAAAGAAGCAGAGCCTATTGTAACTGCATTGTTAAACGATTTTGGTGCAAATGGTGTAGTGATTGAAGATTCAGCTGAATTATTAAAAGATCACGAAGATGTTTATGGAGAAATTTATGAATTAAATCCTGAAGATTATCCGAAACATGATGTAAGAGTGAAATGTTATTTTAATGAATTAGTATTTACCGAAACGTTAGAAAAAAATATTCAAGATACTATTTCAGAAGTTGAAGGAATCGATTTAGATATTTTAACTTTTTCTAAAACGATTATACAAGAATCTGATTGGGAAAATGAATGGAAGAATTATTTCCACCCATTCAAAGCTTCAGAAAGATTTGTTATTGTTCCAAGTTGGGAAGAATACGATAACAATGAAGATGATTTATGTATTGAACTCGATCCGGGAATGGCATTCGGAACAGGTGATCATCCTACAACAAGTATGTGTTTAAAGCATATAGAGCAAGTTGTGAAACCAGAACATAAAGTCATTGATGTTGGTACTGGTTCAGGCATCTTAAGTATTGCATGTCATTTATTAGGCGTAAAATCGATTAAAGCGATAGATTTGGATGATTTAGCAGTAAAAGTAGCTAAAGAAAATTTCGAAAAAAATCATTGCGAAAATGATATTATTGCAAAGCCAGGTAATTTATTAACTGAAGAAACTGAACAATACGATGTTATTATTGCTAATATTTTGGCGCATATTATCGATTTAATGATAGAAGATAGTTATGCAAGATTAAATGATGGTGGTTACTTTATTACATCAGGTATCATTGAAGAAAAATCTGATGAAATCATTGATAAACTAAAAGAAACTGGATACACAATCGAAAGTACATTGAGAGACAATGGTTGGGTTTCAATAAGAGCTAGAAAGTAG
- a CDS encoding 16S rRNA (uracil(1498)-N(3))-methyltransferase: MQRYFLHEDAELNQRFFIHNTDDIHHIKNVMRMTVDDEIIITFSDQKSLVSKIIAFQDDHIEILTIDDTTRQTELPVEITIASGLIKGDKYEWMIQKATEMGAHHFIAVQSERSVVKLDAKKQDKKLDRWQKIIKEASEQSMRLTIPDINYHSNFKSVYDIIDEYDYVLIAYEEEAKRGEKNKFHQVGAKLERGQKILIVFGPEGGLSEDEVNLFNDGEKIGLGPRILRAETAPLYALAALSYQLELMR; this comes from the coding sequence ATGCAAAGATATTTCTTACATGAAGACGCTGAGTTAAATCAGCGTTTTTTTATACATAATACAGATGATATACATCATATTAAAAATGTAATGCGCATGACTGTTGATGATGAAATCATTATTACATTTAGTGATCAAAAATCTTTAGTTTCTAAAATTATTGCATTTCAAGATGATCATATCGAAATTTTAACGATAGACGATACGACAAGACAAACTGAGCTTCCTGTTGAAATAACAATCGCTAGTGGGCTTATTAAAGGTGATAAATACGAATGGATGATTCAAAAAGCTACTGAGATGGGCGCGCATCATTTTATTGCTGTTCAATCAGAAAGATCTGTCGTAAAATTAGACGCTAAAAAGCAAGATAAAAAACTAGATAGATGGCAAAAAATCATCAAAGAAGCCAGTGAACAAAGTATGAGACTGACAATCCCAGATATTAACTATCATTCGAATTTCAAATCAGTTTATGATATTATTGATGAATATGATTATGTATTAATAGCTTACGAAGAAGAAGCTAAACGTGGGGAAAAGAATAAATTCCATCAAGTTGGCGCTAAACTAGAACGCGGTCAAAAAATATTAATTGTCTTTGGGCCAGAAGGTGGCTTATCAGAAGATGAGGTTAATTTATTCAATGACGGTGAAAAAATCGGTTTAGGGCCAAGAATTTTAAGAGCAGAGACCGCTCCATTATATGCTTTAGCGGCTTTAAGCTATCAATTAGAATTGATGAGGTGA
- the mtaB gene encoding tRNA (N(6)-L-threonylcarbamoyladenosine(37)-C(2))-methylthiotransferase MtaB: MATVAFHTLGCKVNHYETEAIWQLFKENDYERVDFETNADVFIINTCTVTNTGDKKSRQVIRRAIRQNPDAVVCVTGCYAQTSPAEIMAIPGVDIVVGTQDRHKLISYIEEYKASRQPINGVGNIMKNRKYEELEVPYFTDRTRASLKIQEGCNNFCTFCIIPWARGLMRSRDPKQVVSQATTLVNSGYKEIVLTGIHTGGYGEDLKDYNLAQLLRDLEEVENLERIRISSIEASQLTDEVIDVIDKSTKVVRHLHIPLQSGSDTVLKRMRRKYTMAHFSERLQKLHKALPGLAVTSDVIVGFPGETEEEFQETYDFIVKHQFSELHVFPYSMRTGTPAARMTDQVDDNVKNDRVHRLIELSNQLAKDYASKYDQTVLEVIPEEKGSHDGKLIGYADNYMKIEFDGDESLIGELVKVKVTEPGYPINTGKLVKVVNHATNKDERLVTY, encoded by the coding sequence TTGGCTACAGTAGCATTCCATACTTTAGGTTGTAAAGTTAATCATTATGAAACTGAAGCAATATGGCAATTATTTAAAGAAAACGATTATGAAAGAGTAGATTTTGAAACAAATGCGGATGTATTTATAATCAATACATGTACGGTTACAAACACAGGTGATAAGAAGAGTAGACAAGTTATTAGACGTGCTATTCGTCAAAATCCAGATGCAGTAGTATGTGTAACAGGTTGTTATGCACAGACATCTCCTGCCGAAATAATGGCAATACCTGGTGTTGATATTGTAGTAGGAACGCAAGATAGACATAAATTAATTTCATACATCGAAGAATATAAAGCAAGTAGACAACCTATTAATGGTGTTGGGAACATCATGAAGAATAGAAAATATGAAGAATTAGAAGTACCATACTTCACAGATAGAACGCGTGCATCATTAAAGATACAAGAAGGTTGTAACAATTTCTGTACATTCTGTATCATTCCTTGGGCAAGAGGATTAATGCGTTCTAGAGACCCTAAACAAGTTGTGAGCCAAGCAACGACACTTGTTAATTCAGGTTATAAAGAAATCGTTTTAACTGGTATTCATACTGGTGGATATGGTGAAGATTTGAAAGATTATAACTTGGCTCAATTACTAAGAGATTTAGAAGAAGTAGAAAACTTAGAAAGAATTAGAATATCTTCTATTGAAGCTAGCCAACTTACTGATGAAGTAATTGATGTAATTGATAAGTCTACGAAAGTTGTAAGACATTTACATATTCCATTACAATCAGGTTCTGATACAGTGTTGAAACGTATGAGAAGAAAATATACTATGGCTCATTTTTCTGAAAGACTACAAAAACTTCACAAAGCTTTACCAGGTTTAGCGGTAACAAGTGATGTTATTGTTGGTTTTCCGGGAGAAACTGAAGAAGAATTCCAAGAAACGTATGATTTTATCGTTAAACACCAATTTTCAGAACTGCACGTATTCCCATATTCAATGAGAACGGGAACGCCTGCAGCTAGAATGACTGATCAAGTAGATGATAACGTTAAAAATGATCGCGTTCATCGTTTAATAGAGTTATCAAATCAATTAGCTAAAGATTATGCTTCTAAATATGATCAAACTGTATTAGAAGTTATTCCTGAAGAAAAAGGTTCTCACGATGGAAAATTAATTGGTTATGCAGATAATTATATGAAGATTGAGTTCGATGGTGATGAATCACTAATAGGCGAATTAGTAAAAGTTAAAGTAACAGAGCCAGGTTATCCAATAAATACTGGAAAACTTGTAAAAGTAGTCAATCATGCAACTAATAAAGACGAAAGATTAGTTACATATTAA
- the rpsU gene encoding 30S ribosomal protein S21: MSKTVVRKNESIEDALRRFKRTVSKSGTIQEVRKREFYEKPSVKRKKKSEAARKRKFK; encoded by the coding sequence ATGTCTAAAACAGTAGTTCGTAAAAACGAATCAATCGAAGATGCATTACGTCGCTTTAAACGTACAGTTTCAAAGAGCGGTACGATTCAAGAAGTACGTAAACGTGAGTTCTATGAAAAACCAAGCGTTAAGCGTAAGAAGAAATCAGAAGCAGCACGTAAACGTAAATTTAAATAA